From one Pseudomonas sp. S35 genomic stretch:
- a CDS encoding dihydrodipicolinate synthase family protein codes for MSDNIFTGCIPALMTPCTATRTPDFDALVAKGRELIEAGMSAVVYCGSMGDWPLLTEAERQEGVARLVAAGVPTIVGTGAVNSREAVAHAAHAAKVGAHGLMVIPRVLSRGASATAQKAHFSAILKAAPELPAVIYNSPYYGFATRAELFFDLRREHPNLIGFKEFGGGADLRYAAEHITSQDDSVTLMVGVDTQVVHGFVNCNATGAITGIGNALPREVLHLVALSKQAAKGDAKARRQARELEAALAVLSSFDEGCDLVLYYKHLMVLNGDKGYDLHFNETDVLSDAQRRYVQTQYALFRQWYANWSAEQNLD; via the coding sequence ATGAGCGACAACATCTTCACCGGTTGCATCCCCGCGCTGATGACCCCTTGCACCGCCACCCGCACCCCGGACTTCGACGCGCTGGTCGCCAAAGGCCGCGAATTGATCGAGGCCGGCATGAGTGCCGTGGTGTACTGCGGCTCCATGGGCGACTGGCCGCTGCTCACCGAAGCCGAGCGCCAGGAAGGCGTGGCGCGCTTGGTGGCGGCCGGTGTGCCGACCATTGTCGGCACCGGTGCGGTGAACAGCCGTGAAGCGGTGGCCCACGCCGCCCATGCGGCCAAGGTCGGCGCCCACGGCTTGATGGTGATTCCCCGCGTGCTGTCCCGTGGTGCGTCCGCCACCGCGCAAAAGGCCCATTTCTCGGCGATCCTCAAGGCCGCGCCAGAATTGCCGGCGGTGATCTACAACAGCCCGTACTACGGCTTCGCCACCCGCGCCGAGTTGTTCTTCGACCTGCGCCGTGAACACCCGAACCTGATCGGCTTCAAGGAGTTCGGCGGCGGTGCCGACCTGCGCTACGCCGCTGAACACATCACTTCCCAGGACGACAGCGTGACCCTGATGGTGGGCGTCGATACCCAGGTGGTGCACGGGTTCGTCAACTGCAACGCCACCGGCGCCATCACCGGTATCGGCAATGCCTTGCCACGGGAAGTGCTGCACTTGGTGGCCCTGAGCAAACAAGCGGCCAAGGGCGATGCCAAGGCCCGACGCCAGGCCCGTGAATTGGAGGCCGCGCTGGCGGTGTTGTCGTCCTTCGATGAAGGCTGCGACCTGGTGCTGTATTACAAGCACCTGATGGTGCTCAACGGCGACAAGGGCTACGACCTGCACTTCAATGAAACCGACGTGCTCAGCGATGCCCAGCGTCGTTACGTCCAAACCCAGTACGCGCTGTTTCGCCAGTGGTACGCCAACTGGTCGGCTGAGCAGAACCTTGACTGA